Proteins from a single region of Phycisphaeraceae bacterium D3-23:
- a CDS encoding ASPIC/UnbV domain-containing protein codes for MQSPLSAFRLYLDRLNKLIRDGGSLSGPERNCAFLNLRDGRFATISAVSGMDFSDDARSPVVVDWDQDGDLDLWVANRSAPMLRMLRNNSDGEGASIALRLVGVDCNRDAIGARVEIVLADDRPPLVKTLHAGEGFLGQSSKWLHFGLGDSDAIESIVVHWPGGEPQVLTGFEPGGRYRVRQGEAKPQPVAPFGTQSALTPEPLATGAVRTASRALLSGRFPLPELTYTDREGAAQQIAQGTGSPVLINLWASWCAPCVTELGEWTEHESELSAVGAEVYALSIDDLDTVEANTAAMAYAQLDMMGFPFHTGACPPTLRDRLVESYQWPFGRKFEMPVPTSFLIDGQGRLAAIYRGPVAVSQVLSDVETLSLEGDALLEAALPFPGRWHVRPVAQMPIQVASGLVEAGDVGDAAAYLRVNRELLERSPGYGLLATWIGDEYAKLRQMDEAIYFYNEAIRTSPDDYRVLNNLAWQLATNPDAAVRNPDKAIEWAEDAVRITRRRDAGTLDTLAASYAAAERYGDAVAAIDEAIALAEAVDDPALRSYRQTRLRYQQGKPYADAAE; via the coding sequence GTGCAGAGCCCGCTGTCCGCGTTCCGCCTGTACCTGGACCGGCTCAACAAACTGATCCGCGACGGCGGCTCACTGAGCGGCCCCGAGCGCAACTGCGCCTTTCTCAACCTGCGCGACGGCCGATTCGCAACGATCTCGGCGGTCAGCGGGATGGATTTCTCAGACGACGCGCGCTCGCCGGTCGTCGTGGACTGGGACCAGGACGGCGACCTGGACCTCTGGGTAGCGAACCGGTCGGCACCCATGCTCCGTATGCTCCGCAACAACTCCGATGGCGAGGGCGCGTCGATCGCGCTCCGGCTGGTCGGCGTGGACTGCAACCGAGACGCGATTGGTGCGCGGGTCGAGATTGTGCTGGCCGACGACCGGCCGCCGCTGGTCAAGACGCTGCACGCCGGCGAAGGCTTCTTAGGCCAGTCGTCGAAGTGGCTGCACTTCGGGCTCGGCGACTCCGACGCCATCGAGTCGATCGTCGTCCACTGGCCCGGCGGCGAGCCGCAGGTGCTGACGGGCTTTGAGCCCGGTGGTCGATACCGCGTGAGGCAGGGGGAGGCGAAGCCGCAGCCGGTCGCGCCATTTGGGACCCAAAGCGCACTGACGCCTGAGCCGCTGGCGACCGGTGCTGTGCGCACCGCCAGCCGTGCGCTGCTGTCGGGCCGGTTCCCGCTGCCCGAGCTGACCTACACCGACCGCGAGGGCGCGGCGCAGCAGATCGCGCAGGGCACCGGCAGCCCCGTCCTGATCAACCTTTGGGCGAGTTGGTGCGCACCATGCGTGACAGAGCTGGGGGAGTGGACGGAGCATGAGTCCGAGCTGTCGGCCGTAGGTGCCGAGGTCTATGCGTTGTCGATCGACGACCTCGATACGGTGGAGGCCAACACGGCCGCGATGGCGTATGCGCAGCTGGACATGATGGGTTTCCCGTTCCATACGGGTGCGTGCCCGCCGACGCTGCGTGACCGTTTGGTGGAGAGTTATCAATGGCCGTTTGGGCGGAAGTTTGAGATGCCGGTGCCGACATCGTTCCTGATTGATGGGCAGGGCCGTCTGGCCGCGATCTACCGCGGGCCGGTGGCGGTTTCGCAGGTGTTGTCGGATGTTGAAACGCTATCCCTTGAGGGCGATGCGTTGCTTGAGGCGGCGCTGCCGTTCCCCGGCCGTTGGCACGTGCGGCCGGTGGCGCAGATGCCGATCCAGGTGGCGTCGGGGCTGGTGGAGGCGGGCGACGTGGGCGACGCGGCGGCGTACCTGCGCGTGAATCGGGAGCTGCTGGAACGCAGCCCGGGGTACGGCCTGCTGGCGACATGGATCGGGGACGAGTACGCCAAGCTGCGTCAAATGGACGAAGCGATCTACTTCTATAACGAAGCCATCCGCACGTCGCCCGACGACTACCGTGTGCTCAACAACCTGGCGTGGCAACTAGCGACGAACCCGGACGCTGCGGTGCGAAACCCGGACAAGGCGATCGAGTGGGCGGAAGACGCGGTACGCATTACTCGCCGACGCGACGCGGGCACACTCGACACCCTGGCCGCCAGCTACGCCGCGGCTGAGCGCTACGGCGACGCGGTCGCGGCGATCGACGAGGCGATCGCCCTCGCGGAGGCCGTCGATGATCCGGCGTTGCGGTCGTACCGCCAAACGCGTTTGCGTTACCAGCAGGGCAAGCCCTATGCCGACGCTGCGGAATGA
- a CDS encoding PEP-CTERM sorting domain-containing protein produces MDCFKKVLATGFAATFCGAAMAAPVAISNHSFENPDVGGAGGWSDANVDWGDDAGASPEEFTEHIAGFSADGVNHTGVNTGSLITQDVAATYTSGMQYTLTVAIGNRGSQGTLDEDDAEIRLVDASNGNILASSIFNTGALTADDTFTDVSIVYNAGAGVDGNGIRIELAAIGATAGSRAHYDNVRLDEAIPEPGSLALLGLGGLTLLRRRRK; encoded by the coding sequence ATGGACTGTTTCAAAAAGGTTCTGGCAACGGGCTTTGCGGCCACGTTCTGCGGCGCGGCGATGGCCGCCCCGGTCGCGATCAGTAACCACAGCTTCGAGAACCCGGATGTCGGTGGTGCTGGCGGCTGGAGCGACGCGAACGTGGATTGGGGTGACGACGCCGGGGCCAGCCCCGAAGAATTCACCGAACACATTGCTGGCTTCTCGGCCGACGGTGTCAACCACACTGGTGTCAATACCGGCTCACTGATTACCCAGGACGTCGCCGCGACATACACCTCCGGCATGCAGTACACCTTGACGGTCGCCATCGGCAACCGCGGAAGCCAGGGCACACTTGACGAGGACGACGCCGAAATCCGCTTGGTCGATGCCTCCAATGGCAACATCCTCGCAAGCTCCATCTTCAACACTGGTGCCCTGACGGCCGACGACACCTTCACCGACGTCTCGATCGTCTACAACGCCGGTGCCGGCGTTGACGGCAATGGTATCCGCATCGAACTCGCCGCCATCGGCGCGACCGCAGGCAGCCGTGCCCACTACGACAACGTCCGCCTCGACGAAGCCATCCCCGAGCCCGGTTCGCTCGCACTGCTCGGCCTCGGTGGCCTGACGCTCCTGCGTCGCCGTCGCAAGTAA
- a CDS encoding VCBS repeat-containing protein, translating to MNDLADPAPRKTVGPSRPTRLPYAGGGWRACLVAAILTSAMLAGCSGDEPEADTTPDQATDTGTEADPSVPLSPAGEDDGQAVSTDHISGELVSLDPREDGWQTEYFNQAGGRVLKELGKLIENHDAADPGRLARLLTQSAEAGPLVFDAPLVYSDGRRQVWQLGALSENDVPVGTRHQGAPGIAEAMHGLLSGFDAGAHLHTKFKIIRVTLEGRRARTVQYAHVSGPSQGGHAEINATWTIDWDWPDTDQPPRIARIEMSDFERVAFSDSAVFSDCTRSAFADEGELFERQLGVGIGGWVRQIEGYLGPVQSGMNGVAVGDLNGDGLEDLYVCQTSGLPNRLLLHQPDGTVRDAAAEAGVDFLDQTYSALSIDADNDGDQDLLLALAKRIVVLRNDGAGRFEVVHEVPGVVQPHSLAAADYDLDGDLDVYVCGYNPGGQSAGEFPIPMPIYDARNGGRNALLRNEGELRYIDVTDRVGLGLDNSRFSYAAVWEDYDQDGDADLYVVNDFGVNNLYQNNGARGFEEVTTAVGMGSGTFGMSAAAADYNRDGWVDFYKASMFSSAGNRVTTQARFMPEASAAHRDRMLALAQGNTLYRNREGRFTDEGIGAGVAMGRWSWGSVFIDMNNDGWEDLFVANGFITGENLDDL from the coding sequence ATGAATGACTTAGCTGACCCAGCCCCCCGCAAAACAGTCGGCCCGAGTCGGCCCACCCGCCTGCCCTACGCCGGCGGTGGCTGGCGGGCGTGCTTGGTCGCGGCGATCCTGACCTCGGCCATGCTCGCCGGTTGTTCGGGCGATGAGCCGGAGGCCGATACTACCCCCGATCAAGCTACGGACACCGGCACCGAGGCGGACCCGTCCGTCCCACTGAGCCCGGCCGGCGAGGACGATGGCCAGGCCGTCTCTACCGACCATATCTCCGGCGAACTGGTGAGCCTGGACCCCCGTGAGGACGGCTGGCAGACCGAGTATTTCAACCAGGCCGGCGGTCGGGTGCTCAAGGAACTCGGCAAGCTGATCGAAAACCATGACGCGGCCGACCCGGGCCGGCTGGCGCGGCTGCTGACGCAAAGCGCCGAGGCCGGGCCGCTGGTGTTCGATGCGCCACTGGTTTACAGCGACGGGCGTCGCCAAGTCTGGCAGCTTGGCGCGCTTTCGGAAAACGATGTGCCGGTCGGGACGCGGCATCAAGGCGCCCCCGGGATCGCAGAAGCGATGCACGGCCTGCTCTCGGGGTTCGATGCCGGGGCGCACCTGCACACGAAGTTCAAGATTATCCGGGTGACACTCGAAGGCCGCCGCGCCCGGACGGTGCAGTATGCGCACGTGTCGGGCCCGTCGCAAGGTGGCCACGCGGAGATCAACGCGACGTGGACGATCGACTGGGACTGGCCCGACACCGACCAGCCGCCGCGCATCGCACGGATTGAAATGAGCGACTTCGAGCGCGTCGCCTTCTCCGACAGCGCGGTCTTTTCAGACTGCACACGGTCCGCGTTTGCCGACGAAGGCGAATTGTTTGAACGTCAGCTGGGGGTCGGGATCGGGGGGTGGGTCCGGCAGATCGAGGGCTACCTCGGGCCGGTGCAGTCCGGGATGAACGGCGTGGCGGTGGGCGATCTCAATGGCGACGGCCTCGAGGACCTCTACGTCTGCCAGACAAGCGGGCTGCCTAACCGACTGCTGCTGCATCAGCCCGATGGGACCGTACGCGACGCCGCAGCCGAGGCGGGCGTCGACTTCCTGGACCAGACCTACTCGGCGCTGTCGATCGATGCGGATAACGACGGCGACCAGGACCTTCTGCTCGCGCTGGCCAAGCGCATCGTCGTGCTGCGCAATGATGGTGCCGGCCGATTCGAGGTCGTCCACGAGGTCCCCGGCGTGGTCCAGCCGCACTCCCTGGCGGCGGCGGATTACGACCTGGACGGCGACCTGGACGTGTACGTCTGCGGCTACAACCCCGGCGGGCAGTCGGCGGGCGAGTTCCCGATCCCGATGCCGATCTACGATGCACGCAACGGCGGGCGCAACGCGCTGCTACGCAACGAAGGCGAGCTGCGCTACATCGACGTCACCGACCGCGTCGGGCTCGGCCTGGACAATTCACGGTTTTCCTACGCCGCCGTCTGGGAGGACTACGACCAAGATGGCGACGCCGACCTCTACGTCGTCAACGACTTCGGCGTCAACAACCTATACCAGAACAACGGCGCAAGGGGCTTCGAAGAGGTGACCACCGCCGTGGGCATGGGCAGCGGGACGTTTGGGATGTCCGCCGCCGCAGCCGACTACAACCGCGACGGCTGGGTAGATTTTTACAAGGCAAGCATGTTCTCCTCGGCGGGCAACCGCGTCACGACACAAGCGCGCTTCATGCCCGAGGCCAGCGCGGCCCACCGCGATCGGATGCTGGCGCTGGCCCAAGGCAACACGCTGTACCGCAACCGTGAGGGGCGGTTCACCGACGAAGGCATCGGCGCGGGCGTCGCGATGGGCCGGTGGAGCTGGGGGTCGGTCTTTATCGATATGAACAATGATGGCTGGGAGGACTTATTCGTTGCCAACGGGTTCATCACCGGCGAAAACCTCGATGATTTGTGA
- a CDS encoding prepilin-type N-terminal cleavage/methylation domain-containing protein — translation MALLRQRRAFTLIELLVVISIIALLIAILLPALGAARQSARNMQCLTLVKNHNEGLAAISVDQKNKLVDYSPNRIFMVDVQEAFGGQELDNVLCPETTEEGTGGLGTATRPSAWGITDNLGNNRTVTTSYAINGFTYRKNGGTAWDGGGYDPGWRWADTTNDQSAWWGSNTADILEPTNVPLFADAIWPDAYPLHTDTPPANGQGGVTTVPHMTRVALDRHNGPVNNVSFYDGHASSVAIKELWTLKWHRNFDTDTVVNLAW, via the coding sequence ATGGCATTATTGCGCCAACGCCGTGCGTTTACATTGATCGAATTGTTAGTCGTGATTTCGATCATTGCACTCCTGATCGCCATCCTCCTGCCCGCGCTGGGGGCCGCCCGCCAATCGGCGCGGAACATGCAGTGCCTCACTTTGGTCAAGAACCATAACGAAGGCCTCGCGGCGATCTCCGTGGACCAGAAAAACAAACTGGTCGACTACTCGCCCAACCGCATCTTTATGGTCGATGTCCAGGAGGCCTTCGGCGGTCAGGAACTCGACAACGTGCTGTGCCCCGAAACCACCGAAGAAGGCACGGGCGGGCTTGGCACCGCGACCCGCCCCTCCGCGTGGGGGATCACCGATAATCTCGGCAACAACCGAACCGTCACGACGTCCTACGCGATCAACGGATTCACCTACCGTAAGAATGGCGGCACGGCTTGGGACGGTGGCGGGTACGACCCCGGCTGGCGCTGGGCCGATACCACCAACGACCAGTCCGCATGGTGGGGCAGCAACACCGCCGACATCCTCGAGCCCACCAACGTCCCGCTCTTCGCCGACGCGATCTGGCCCGACGCCTACCCGCTCCACACCGACACGCCACCCGCCAACGGCCAGGGCGGCGTCACCACCGTCCCCCACATGACCCGTGTGGCGCTTGACCGGCACAACGGCCCCGTCAATAACGTCTCGTTCTACGACGGCCATGCAAGTTCAGTCGCCATCAAGGAACTGTGGACCCTCAAGTGGCACCGCAACTTCGACACCGACACCGTTGTCAACCTCGCCTGGTAA
- a CDS encoding family 16 glycosylhydrolase translates to MAVVGLVVCAIGLPVKAQTPGDAVWLPTFVDNFSGAAGAPPNPAVWNLETGGHGWGNNELQTYTTSPDNVALDGNGNLAITARDGWTQGTDGIWRQYTSARITTQGNFSQTFGRFEARIQLPVGQGMWPAFWMLGEDISSQGWPHAGEIDIMENIGSQPATVHGTIHGPGYSGGGGIGSNYYNPGGQWFNDTFHTFAVEWTPWGIDWLVDGNVYQTLTAGDVGGNPWVFDDDFFMILNVAVGGNFPGSPNGSTAFPQQMLVDYVAVHQRGVVTRHAIESPGFNANNDAWRLDGNSYIETHDANGSPARIAFGGPGDSALKLFGTFDNNAAETQTLQPFLEITPGQTHLFAAAVRTNSDDSIAGTGNRLEMFVAYYDGYYQWMGEHHVTALDGASDEDAWRYVDFELTPIDGAAYADVGFRFVQPGFEGGAAWADLVRFGLLEEIGITGDLDGDGFVGAADLDLILAHWGEPPADPRYDADGDGILGQGDLDIVMATFGNGTPPANIPEPAGFALLGLWGIVFRRRRCS, encoded by the coding sequence TTGGCTGTTGTTGGCCTTGTCGTTTGTGCCATCGGGCTGCCTGTCAAGGCACAAACGCCTGGGGATGCGGTCTGGCTCCCGACGTTCGTGGATAACTTCAGCGGCGCGGCCGGGGCACCGCCGAATCCCGCCGTCTGGAACCTCGAAACCGGCGGGCACGGCTGGGGCAACAACGAGCTCCAGACCTACACCACCAGCCCCGACAACGTCGCGCTCGACGGCAACGGCAACCTCGCCATCACCGCGCGCGACGGCTGGACCCAAGGCACCGACGGCATCTGGCGGCAGTACACCTCCGCGCGCATCACCACGCAGGGCAACTTCAGCCAGACCTTTGGCCGCTTCGAGGCGCGCATCCAATTGCCCGTCGGTCAGGGCATGTGGCCCGCGTTCTGGATGCTCGGCGAAGACATCAGCTCGCAGGGCTGGCCCCATGCCGGCGAGATCGACATCATGGAAAACATCGGCTCGCAGCCCGCGACAGTGCACGGCACGATCCACGGCCCGGGCTACTCGGGCGGCGGCGGGATCGGTTCGAACTACTACAACCCCGGCGGGCAGTGGTTCAACGACACCTTCCACACCTTCGCCGTCGAGTGGACGCCGTGGGGCATCGACTGGCTCGTCGATGGCAACGTCTACCAGACGCTCACTGCCGGCGACGTGGGCGGCAACCCGTGGGTCTTCGACGACGACTTTTTCATGATCCTCAACGTCGCGGTCGGCGGCAACTTCCCCGGCTCGCCCAACGGCTCGACGGCGTTCCCGCAGCAGATGCTTGTCGACTACGTCGCCGTCCATCAGCGCGGCGTGGTGACACGCCATGCCATCGAGAGCCCGGGCTTCAATGCCAACAACGACGCGTGGCGGCTCGACGGCAACAGCTACATCGAGACGCACGATGCAAACGGCTCGCCCGCGCGCATCGCGTTTGGTGGCCCGGGGGATTCGGCGCTCAAGCTGTTTGGCACGTTCGACAACAACGCCGCCGAGACCCAAACGCTCCAGCCCTTTCTCGAAATCACGCCCGGCCAGACGCACCTCTTCGCCGCGGCCGTGCGGACCAACAGCGACGACAGCATCGCCGGTACGGGCAACCGGCTGGAGATGTTCGTCGCCTACTACGACGGCTACTACCAGTGGATGGGTGAGCACCATGTCACCGCGCTCGACGGCGCGAGCGATGAAGACGCCTGGCGGTACGTTGATTTCGAGCTGACGCCGATCGACGGCGCGGCCTATGCCGATGTCGGTTTCCGCTTTGTCCAGCCCGGGTTTGAAGGCGGCGCGGCGTGGGCCGACCTCGTGCGGTTTGGCCTGCTGGAAGAGATCGGCATCACGGGCGACCTGGACGGCGACGGCTTTGTCGGCGCGGCCGACCTCGACCTGATCCTCGCCCACTGGGGCGAGCCCCCCGCCGACCCGCGCTACGATGCTGATGGCGACGGCATACTCGGCCAAGGCGACCTCGACATTGTCATGGCCACCTTCGGCAACGGCACACCGCCCGCGAACATCCCCGAGCCCGCCGGGTTCGCCTTGCTTGGGCTCTGGGGGATCGTGTTTCGCCGCCGCCGATGCAGTTGA
- a CDS encoding lamin tail domain-containing protein: MRHPNQIEPLEPRLLFTAVPLITEFLASNSDGLQDEDGDRSDWIELFNAGDSALDLTGWYLTDDAGNLDQWSFPSITLAPDELLIVFASGKSRADADGTELHTNFKLSSDGEYLALVEDDGATVAHAYAPQFPEQFADRSYGLAMTANDVVLVAEGSTARHHIPTGSINGWNTAGFNDSGWTSGATGIGYENSPGDNPNYAALIESTLPSGTTSFYMRQTFNVADTSAFSSLMLRMRYDDGFVAYLNGELIAADNAPGSPVYNSLATAQLGDFLSVDFQPFDISEHLDKLIVGTNVLAIQGLNLINSSDYLIEPELIAGVAQVVTPHEVGFFTSPTPGTVNGQSFEGIVADTQFSVDRGFYDSPISVAITTATPGASIVYTLDGSAPAVTTGGVITNGTLYTNPLNITGTETVRAMGYMAGFESTNIDTHTYIFPADVIDQDAAFTLAQGFPPAWGGTSPDYGVDASDVNNADFISALTAIPTISINIDADDLFANDGIYTNSTAHGSAWERAASIELINPDGSVGFQENAGLRIQGGAFRNHSLSKKHSFRIVFRGEYGVGELHYPLFGADAVDEFDTITLRMDSNDGWSWDSAGSRPQYARDEFGRQTQLALGQPSSHGARAHLYLNGVYWGLYNPVERPDANFSASYYGGDPDNWDVINTGSATDGNTNSWNTLVGLAQNVANAGSEAQRTTAYYHLQGANQDGSNNPAVENYLDVDNYIDYLITNFYGGNADWPHNNYYMGRERGLDSTGFKFHMWDAEWSLGLNASVNSDRTGVSAGPAEPYSDLRASAEFRLAFADRVHRAFFNDGPLTTANAIERYQGILDTIDSAINAEVGRWGDQHNGAGYDRNDWLGESNSVINGWLTQRANIFVNQLRNAGLYSTIAAVVWNQRGGTIDDGFGIALGASVGNIYYTLDGSDPRAIGGGLSANAIQYTGTPINLTDHATVTARVRHLGTWSAIDQADFVLADTPADATNLRVTELHYNPQGPTAAELAAGFTDGDAFEFIELLNTSAVTISLHGVQLKRTIVDGQRDGVAFTFGLTALAPGERIVVVSDLAAFTQRYGTGINTAGQYAGNLANGGETLRLTDADNNTIQQFAYDDAVSWPATPDGDGPSLVVINHEGNYNSGNNWEASTTTNGTPGEDEATAIPGDITGDGFVGAEDLDALLALWGDAAASSPQASNADLDGNGTVGSGDLSIVIANFGNATPPATPTSNGQSPTDNDNDNTAPGSNNAGNNNNNNNNNAPTRPTYTRPAAADTPTSPTPTAPIPPTRRSDTGLTSAQQQVGATQSNADALALSRPVTRPEARDASLTAATAKPKPRFDALALRSDAQTRSGGSGLRTHQPKTR; the protein is encoded by the coding sequence TTGCGACATCCAAACCAGATCGAACCCCTTGAGCCGCGGCTGTTGTTTACAGCCGTTCCGCTGATTACCGAGTTCCTCGCGTCCAATAGCGATGGCCTGCAGGACGAGGACGGCGATCGGTCGGACTGGATCGAACTCTTCAACGCGGGGGATAGCGCGCTCGACCTCACCGGTTGGTACCTGACCGACGACGCGGGCAATCTCGACCAGTGGTCATTCCCCTCCATCACGCTCGCGCCCGATGAATTGCTCATTGTTTTTGCGTCCGGCAAAAGCCGTGCGGACGCGGACGGCACCGAGTTACACACCAACTTCAAGTTGTCAAGCGATGGCGAGTACCTCGCGCTTGTGGAGGACGACGGAGCTACCGTCGCGCATGCCTACGCGCCACAGTTCCCCGAGCAGTTCGCCGACCGATCGTACGGGCTCGCGATGACGGCGAACGATGTCGTCCTGGTCGCGGAGGGCAGCACCGCACGCCACCACATCCCCACCGGCTCGATCAACGGCTGGAACACCGCGGGCTTCAACGACAGCGGATGGACCTCCGGTGCGACAGGCATCGGCTACGAGAACTCGCCGGGCGATAACCCAAACTACGCCGCATTGATCGAGTCGACGCTTCCCTCCGGCACGACGTCGTTCTATATGCGGCAGACCTTCAACGTGGCGGACACCTCCGCGTTTAGCTCGTTGATGCTTCGGATGCGCTACGATGACGGTTTTGTTGCGTACCTCAACGGCGAACTGATCGCGGCTGACAACGCCCCGGGGTCGCCGGTCTACAACTCGCTGGCGACTGCACAGCTGGGCGACTTCCTTTCAGTCGATTTCCAGCCGTTCGATATCAGCGAGCACCTGGACAAGCTCATCGTCGGGACCAACGTGCTCGCGATCCAGGGCCTGAACCTGATCAACAGCTCGGACTACCTCATCGAGCCCGAACTCATCGCGGGGGTCGCACAGGTCGTGACCCCGCACGAGGTCGGGTTCTTCACGTCGCCGACCCCCGGCACCGTCAACGGCCAGTCGTTCGAAGGAATCGTCGCCGACACGCAGTTCAGCGTCGATCGCGGCTTCTACGACAGCCCGATCAGCGTCGCGATCACCACCGCCACACCCGGCGCGTCGATCGTCTACACCCTCGACGGCAGCGCACCGGCGGTCACGACTGGCGGCGTTATCACGAACGGCACGCTCTACACCAACCCGCTCAACATCACGGGCACCGAGACCGTCCGCGCGATGGGCTACATGGCCGGGTTTGAATCCACCAACATCGACACGCACACCTACATCTTCCCGGCCGACGTCATCGACCAGGACGCGGCGTTCACCCTCGCCCAGGGCTTCCCGCCGGCCTGGGGCGGGACCTCGCCGGACTATGGCGTCGATGCGTCGGATGTCAACAACGCCGACTTTATCAGCGCGCTCACCGCGATCCCAACGATCTCGATCAACATCGACGCCGACGACCTGTTCGCCAACGACGGGATCTACACCAACTCCACCGCGCACGGCTCCGCGTGGGAGCGGGCGGCCTCCATCGAACTGATCAACCCCGACGGCAGCGTCGGGTTCCAGGAAAACGCCGGGCTCCGGATCCAAGGCGGCGCGTTCCGAAACCACTCGCTCTCCAAGAAACACTCCTTCCGCATCGTCTTCCGTGGCGAGTACGGCGTGGGCGAGCTCCACTACCCGCTGTTCGGCGCGGACGCCGTCGACGAGTTCGACACGATCACGCTCCGGATGGATTCCAACGACGGCTGGTCGTGGGACTCGGCCGGATCACGGCCGCAGTACGCGCGCGACGAGTTTGGCAGACAGACACAGCTCGCGTTGGGCCAGCCCTCCTCGCACGGCGCACGCGCACACCTCTACCTCAACGGCGTCTACTGGGGTCTCTACAACCCCGTCGAACGCCCCGACGCGAACTTCTCCGCCAGCTACTACGGCGGGGACCCCGACAACTGGGACGTCATCAACACCGGCTCCGCGACCGACGGCAACACCAACTCCTGGAACACACTCGTCGGCCTGGCACAGAACGTCGCCAACGCCGGCTCTGAGGCCCAACGTACCACCGCGTACTACCACCTCCAGGGCGCCAACCAGGACGGCAGCAACAACCCGGCCGTCGAGAACTACCTCGATGTCGACAACTACATCGACTACCTCATCACCAACTTCTACGGCGGCAATGCGGACTGGCCCCACAACAACTACTACATGGGCCGTGAACGCGGGCTCGACTCGACCGGGTTCAAGTTCCACATGTGGGACGCGGAGTGGTCGCTCGGGCTCAACGCGAGCGTCAACTCCGACCGGACGGGCGTGTCCGCCGGCCCGGCCGAGCCGTACAGCGACTTGCGCGCGAGCGCCGAGTTCCGCCTCGCGTTCGCCGACCGGGTCCACCGCGCGTTCTTCAACGACGGCCCGCTCACGACCGCCAACGCGATCGAACGCTACCAGGGCATCCTCGACACGATCGACAGCGCCATCAACGCCGAAGTCGGCCGCTGGGGCGACCAGCACAACGGGGCGGGCTATGACCGCAACGACTGGCTGGGCGAATCCAACAGTGTCATCAACGGCTGGCTCACACAGCGGGCGAACATCTTCGTCAACCAACTCCGCAACGCCGGGCTCTATTCAACGATCGCGGCCGTCGTCTGGAACCAGCGCGGCGGCACGATCGACGACGGCTTCGGTATCGCGCTAGGTGCTTCGGTCGGCAACATCTACTACACCCTCGACGGCTCGGACCCCCGCGCCATCGGCGGCGGGCTCAGCGCCAACGCGATCCAGTACACCGGGACGCCGATCAACCTCACCGACCACGCCACTGTCACCGCCCGAGTGCGGCACCTGGGCACCTGGTCCGCGATCGACCAGGCCGACTTCGTCCTCGCCGACACCCCCGCCGACGCCACCAACCTCCGCGTTACCGAGCTCCACTACAACCCCCAAGGCCCGACCGCCGCCGAGCTAGCCGCCGGCTTCACCGATGGCGACGCTTTCGAGTTCATCGAGCTGCTCAACACCTCTGCCGTCACGATTTCACTCCACGGCGTCCAGCTCAAACGCACCATCGTCGATGGCCAACGCGACGGTGTCGCCTTCACTTTCGGCCTTACTGCGCTCGCACCCGGCGAACGCATCGTCGTCGTCAGCGACCTCGCCGCATTCACCCAGCGCTACGGCACCGGCATCAACACCGCCGGCCAATACGCCGGCAACCTCGCCAACGGCGGCGAAACACTGCGGCTCACCGACGCCGACAACAACACGATCCAGCAGTTCGCCTACGACGACGCAGTATCGTGGCCCGCCACGCCCGACGGCGACGGCCCATCACTCGTCGTCATCAATCATGAGGGCAACTACAACAGCGGCAACAACTGGGAAGCGTCTACCACCACCAACGGCACCCCCGGCGAAGACGAGGCAACGGCCATCCCCGGCGACATCACGGGTGACGGCTTCGTCGGCGCAGAAGATCTCGACGCCCTGCTCGCGCTCTGGGGCGACGCCGCAGCATCAAGCCCACAGGCAAGTAACGCCGACCTCGATGGCAACGGCACCGTCGGCAGTGGCGACCTCTCGATCGTCATCGCCAACTTCGGCAACGCCACCCCGCCCGCAACCCCTACCAGCAACGGCCAATCCCCAACCGACAACGACAACGACAACACCGCCCCCGGAAGCAACAACGCAGGCAACAACAACAACAACAACAACAACAACGCTCCCACACGCCCCACTTACACCCGCCCCGCCGCCGCGGACACTCCCACAAGCCCGACACCCACCGCCCCAATCCCGCCGACGCGTCGATCGGACACCGGGCTCACTTCGGCGCAGCAACAGGTCGGCGCCACACAATCCAACGCCGATGCGCTCGCGCTGTCCAGGCCTGTGACCCGCCCGGAGGCCCGCGACGCTTCGCTCACCGCCGCAACCGCCAAACCCAAGCCACGGTTCGACGCGCTGGCGCTGCGTTCGGACGCTCAGACTCGGTCTGGCGGCTCGGGCTTGAGAACCCACCAGCCAAAGACACGCTGA